TCACACCTTCCGCTGAAACCCGACGCGACAAATTTTCTTAGGGTTTCATGTTTTGTACGGTTGAACGTTATACAGACGCTTTCATGTCGTTTGAATGGAGATTGTTTCTTCTGCCACCATTGCCTTGTCGTCCCAACCCTTTCCTATAGCTGCGATTGttacttttctttgttttcttcttgcTATTTTCGTTGCCGTTCGATTGGTTTCTGTTCCTTACATTAGAAGGACGAAAACTCTACAATCGGAGAGCGTGGGTACGAGGAATTGTAATTGTACTTGTTCGCTTAACGGTGGTGTGGTTATTAGGGGTTTGGACCCCAGGGCTGAGATTACTTCTTCGACTAGTACGAGTATGCCTTATTTGAACGGTCGTGCAGTGGAAGTATTGGAGAAGGCGCCGGTAGTTGTTACGGAGCGGCAGACGGGCGCTTCGATGATGGAGCAGTTAGTGCCGGAGATTACTACGCACGCTCTTAGTTACTTGGATTATCCCAGCCTATGCCGTCTGTCCATGACTAATTCTTTGATGCGCAAAGCCGCAAATGATGATAATGCCTGGAAGGCGCTTTATCATAAGGTACAGATTAGGTTTGATCTTCTTTTGTACGGTTTTCGTTGGCTaatttatctttcttcttgaATATGAGTGCCGGGGAAGAAACACGAAAGGGAAGATAGAATCTCTGTTCTTGGGAATATTGTTATGAAACTTTCCTGTCCTTATCTCGTGTACATTTACTCAACGTCTTTTTGTAATTCTTGAAGGGAACGAATTGACtgtattaacttttatatttcaagtaATGGGATCGTTTCAATTGATGGGTTGTGGCCGAAGATTGCAAGAACTATCTCTATGCTTTCCTTGTTGTATTGTTGTTGATGTTTAAATCTATTTAGGATTCTCTGGGGCTAAAACAACCTTTCCATGAAATCTTTTAGGACTTCACACTGGAACAGGATACTGTAACTCCAATTAATGGGTGGAAGTCTTATTATGCTGCAACAAGAACAATTATGAATATCAATGCCCAATTCTATAACATCATCAGAGACAGGTCTCTTC
This is a stretch of genomic DNA from Cucumis sativus cultivar 9930 chromosome 4, Cucumber_9930_V3, whole genome shotgun sequence. It encodes these proteins:
- the LOC101214184 gene encoding F-box protein SKIP8, which produces MEIVSSATIALSSQPFPIAAIVTFLCFLLAIFVAVRLVSVPYIRRTKTLQSESVGTRNCNCTCSLNGGVVIRGLDPRAEITSSTSTSMPYLNGRAVEVLEKAPVVVTERQTGASMMEQLVPEITTHALSYLDYPSLCRLSMTNSLMRKAANDDNAWKALYHKDFTLEQDTVTPINGWKSYYAATRTIMNINAQFYNIIRDRSLQAMSRFWLNADYVKCIHASGEFFSGYNAVVQSWQVAFNWEQGINFQVRDVRARVLTDMAWVSMKTYVDMDTGPFNVTNIYEFHNGRWYMVHHHSSVMLIVGEMEQQMVHG